The genome window GTCAAACTATGACGACAAAAACTGATAACAAAAACAATTTGTTTTCCTGGCAAATAATATCTGTCTTCTTGGTACTTTTTTTTGGAGGGGTAGGTTTTGCGGCTACCGCCATGTTACTAAGACTACCAACTAATAACAGTTGTAATAATTTGTCTTTGTTATTTAGTTCAGCGACTAATCGCTTGTATTGCGCTCAGCTACGAGCAGAAGAAGATACGGTGGAAGGTTTTTTGGCAGCCATTGATTTAATTTCTAACTTACCAGAAGATCATCCTCTCATTAGTGAGGTAGATCGCTACATTACCACCTGGTCCGATCGCATTTTAGCCATTGCACAGGAAAAATATCATCAAGGAGAGTTGGAAGAGGCGATCGCCATTGCTGAAAAAATCCCCACCCGTGAAGCCAACGAAGCATTAATCTCCCAGAAAATAGAAGAATGGCAAAGTGTTTGGGAAGAAGGAGAAAGTATCGTGGCGGACATCGAAGAAAAATTGCGCCGTGGGCAGTGGAATCAAGCCTTTTTAGCCACCGTCCAACTATTAGAACTAGACAACGCCTATTGGAGTAGCACCCAATATGATGAAATGGTACAAACCATTACCCTTGCCCAAGAAGAAAGTAGCGAGTTAGACGAAGCCTTTGCTTCTATCAATAGGGGGGGAATAGATAACTTGATCAAAACCATTGAAATTGCCTCTCGAATTTCTAAATCTAGTTTTTCCTATGATCGTGCCACCGAGTTAGCAAGGGATGCAGAAGGACAAATTATCGATATTGTTAAGGATTTGATCGATGATCGTAACTGGGCAGAAGTTAGCACTATCGCCCGTCAAATACCTCGGAGTAGCCCCATACGAGACAAAGCCGATGATTGGTCAAATTTAGCTAGTGCTGGAAGAAACGCCAACCTAAACACTGTATCAGGTCTAAATCTAGCCATCTCTCAACTAGATAAAATCTCCTCTAGCAGTGGGGTTTATGCCGAAACCAGAAAATTAAAAAATCGTTGGACTTTACAAAAAGAGGATCTGATTTACCTTACCGAAGCCAAAGATTTGGCAAAACCTGGTAATGTTGATAGTTTGCAACAGGCCATCGCCCGAGCCGAATTTATCAGTAATGAAAACCCCTTACACTCCGAAGCCCAACAGGAAATTAGAAAATGGAGAAGGGAAATTCAAGTTAAAGAAGATCAACCCTACCTCAATCGAGCAAGGGAATTGGCTTCTCGTAATACCGTCAGTGGGTGGCAAGAGGCGATCGCCCAAGCCCAGATGATTGAAGCCAACCGAGCCTTGCACAGTGAAGCCCGAAACCTCATAGCCCAGTGGAGAGGAAATATTCAAAGGGTAGAAGATCAACCCACCCTAGATCGAGCCATTTCCCTCGGTAGCCAAAATAGGTACCAAGAAGCCATTAACGTAGCCAGTGCCATCGGGAGCAATCGCTCCTTACACTCCGACGCTCAGTCAAGGATTCGCACATGGCGTCGAGAAATTACCGCCCGACAAAACTTTAACGAAGCCTCTCAAATCGCCCAAAATAGAGATGCTCAATCCCTCTCCCGTGCCATTACCATCGCCCGTCGCATACCCTCCTCCACCGATGTTTCTGCCCAAGGACGAAATGCGGTTAATAGTTGGTCTGAGCAACTTTTGGCCATCGCTAGACGCACTAACTCTTTACAAGAAGCTATCAATATCGCCGACATGATTCCTTCGGGCACCTCAGCCTACAATGCCGCCCGTCGAGATATTCAGCAGTGGCGCGCCCGTTTAGCCCCTCCTCCTGCCCCCCGTAGAACTCCCACCAATCCCCCTAATAATAATGTTGACCCCCGTAATATAACTCCCCCTAATAATGATTCTGACCAAGAATCAACGCCCATTACCCCAGATACAGAAATTTCTCCAGAGCCAACTTTAGAGCAAACAAGTTTTTAAGATGACAAGGGGGGAGAAAAATTTTATGATAATTTTGTCTCTTATTTCTTTTTTGTTATGAGTATTTCCATTAAAAAACCAATTTTAATTTCTGGTGTTGGGCTTTCTTTCCTTATTTTTTTCTGGCAAAAAATTTCTCTCTCTTTTCCCCATCTAGGGGAGTACAGTTTTTGGGGCTTAATTTTAGTTAGTGGTTTTTTTTGGTTATTCAATCCTCGGGGCGAAGAAGATAATCCTCCAGTGGTTTTTAATCCTGTTACCCCAGAAATTTTTGCTCGGAGTTTAGCTCAGGTAAAAAAATTAATTACTATTTTTGCTCAGGAATCGGAATCTTCTGAAACTCCTTTTGCTCAAAGGCTTAATGAGATTATCGAAACTAATCGTACCATAGTCCAAGCGGCGATCGTTAGTAACCATAAATTAAATAGCGAATGCCTGAAAAATATTCTCGAAAAGGAGATAAAAAATAATAACTGTCAATTGGAAACCTTTACTCCATCCTCCCTCAATGCTCAAAAATTTGATCATCTACTTTTTAATCATGACCTCGTTTTATTTGTAGTTCAAGGGGATTTGACGGAATCAGAAAAAGAAATAATCCAAAAATTAATCATAAAGCAACAAAAAACTATCCTAGTATTTAATCAATCTGACTATAATTTACCCGAAGAAAAAGAAATAATTCAAAAGCAACTAGAAACCAGATTAAAAGGAATAATTGACCCCACAGAAATTCTTATTATCTCCACAAAAAGCGAAGTAATTAAAGTTAAAAAATATCAAGATAAAGACAATTATCAAGAATGGCAAGAAAGCATCAAACCTCAATGCGATAATCTTATTAATTCTCTCTCACAAACCCTAGAAAATCATCAAAAAGATTTATTTTTAGCCACTACCTATAGACAATTATTCGGATTAAAAAAAGAAATACATCAACAACTCAACATCATCAGAAAACAAAAGGCTTTACCCATCGTTGAAAAGTATCAGTGGATAGCCGCATCAGCCACCTTTGCCAATCCTGTTGCTAGTTTAGATCTTCTTGCCGTGGGTGCCATTAACACTCAAATGATTATCGATTTAGGCAGTATTTATCAACAAAAAATAACCCTCAATCAAGGTAAACAAATATCTTTAGAATTAGCTAAATTAATGATGAAATTAGGCATTGTGGAATTGTCATCTCAGGCGATCGCCACTATCCTTAAAACCAATACTATCACCTACATTGCAGGGGGAGTAATTCAAGGCATCAGTGCCGCTTATTTGACTAGAATCTGTAGTCTTAGCCTAATCGAATATTTAGAACAACAGGATATTACCATAGAAGAAAACAGTTCTAAATTTAACTTAAATATTATTAAAAATAAGATAGAAAAAGTATTTAAGGAGAATCAAAAACAAGCATTTTTAAACAACTTTATCAAACAAACTACCCAAAAACTAGGGTGGCAAAAAGCATAACTTAAAATGTCAGAAAAAACATTAATTATTTTTACTCGCTATCCAGAAAAAGGGAAAACAAAAACTAGATTAATCCCTGCCATTGGTGCTGAAAAAGCTGCTAAAATCCAAAAATTGATGACAGAAAACACCCTTAAAAAAGCAGAAAAACTTGACCCTAATATTAGGGTAAAAATATATTATGCAGGGGGAAATCAAACTTTAATGGAAGAATGGTTAGGCGACAAATGGGAGTTTATTCCCCAAGCCGAAGGAGATTTGGGAGAAAGGATGTTTTCGGCAATAGAATCAAACTTTAACATAACAGGAATGCCCGTAATTGTCATTGGCATCGACTGTCAATCATTAACTGTAGATTTTTTAGAAAAAGCATTTTTAGCTATGGACAATCATGATTTAGTAATCGGAGAAGCTAAAGACGGAGGTTATTATTTAATAGGTTTAAAAGAGCCTGTAAAATATTTATTTAAAAATATGAAATGGGGAACTAATACCGTTTATCAAGATACTCTAAATATTGCCAAAAACTATAACTTATCTATATTTAATTTACCCATCTTAGCTGACATAGATAGACCAGAAGATTTAGTTAATTTACCCGAAAATATTGAAAATATACTTAGAATGTAACTTTTAGTAAAGCACACTTGAGGTTTTATGGTTTAATTTAACTTACAACATAGAATTATTCAAAAAGTCTTACATAATCTAGTAATATTTTGTGGTGAATATCTCCTAAAGGTTGAATTTGATTGGCTTTATGGGAATAAATTTTTCCTTTTCTTATGTCATCAGCAGAAACTAAGGCAAAATCCCATCCGTCCTTAAGGGTTAATTGACTAATATCAACATTGAGGGGAAATTGGAAAACATGGCGAATTACTTTATTATCTTCATAGTTGCCAAATTTAGAAAAGTTGACCACATCATAATCAATTTCTTCCTTTATCTCTCTTACTAAAGCTTTTTCTGGAGTTTTTCCTTCTTCAATATGCCCCCCAAATAACCCCCAGCACCTAGGATAAACTATAGTAGGAATATTGTTTCTCAATTGCAGTAAATATTTATTGTTTTGGTAAATAATTGCGATCGCAAAGGGATCTGCTGCACGGCACGCTACTTGAACCATATTTGATGACATAATTCTAAAATAGAATATAAGAAATGTAAGTCTTGCAAAAAAAGGAAGGGAAGAATATTAGCTCTCAGGGCGAAGAATGTATAATAACAACTATCATGGCATTATTACCGTAGAAAATCTACAGAAAAAAAGCTAATAATGAGTAACTCAAAAAACGTACTAGGAAAATCCCTAGAAATTTGTTGTCAATCTCCCGTGACAGGATTTTATCGTAACGGTTGCTGTGATACAGGGGCAGAAGACTTTGGTTTACACGTCGTCTGTGCGCAGGTGACAGCGGAATTTTTGAAATATAGCAAAGATAAAGGCAATGATTTAATTACCCCCATGCCCATGTACAACTTTCCAGGGCTAAAACCAGGGGATAAATGGTGTTTATGTGTATCCCGTTGGCAAGAAGCCTTAGAAGCAGGAGTTGCCCCGCCTATTGTTTTGGCTTCTACCCATGAAAAAGCCTTAAAATTTGTACCTTTAGAAGTGTTACAAGAACATTCTATTTAATAATAAGAGAAAGTTTATTTTCTCCTCCCAAAAAACTATTTTATGAATACCATTGACTATTTGAGAATTAGTTTAATTGATAAGTGTAATTTTCGCTGTCAATATTGTATGCCAGAAGAACAAGAATTAAACTATCTTTTGTCGGAGGACATCTTAACAAAAAAAGAGTTATTAACTTTACTGAAAAAGGTTTTTATTCCTCTTGGTTTTACTAAATTTAGACTGACGGGGGGAGAGCCTTTATTACGTCCTGATTTGGTAGATATTATTGCCGAAATCAATAATTTGTCTGCTACTCAGGATCTATCTTTGACTACCAATGGATATTTATTAGTGAATCAAGCTCAATCTTTATATGATGCTGGTTTAAAGAGAATAAATATTAGTTTAGATTCTCTCAATCAAGATACATTTGATCAAATTATTGGTAATCATGGCAAAAGTCGATGGCATCAAACATGGTTAGGAATACAAAGGGCTTATGATGTGGGTTTTAATCCTCTTAAGTTAAATGTGGTGATAATTCCAGGGGTAAATGATAGCGAAGTGTTGGATTTAGCTCAGTTGACTATTAATAAAAATTGGCACGTTAGATTTATTGAATTTATGCCCATTGGAAACGGTCAATTATTTACTGAAAAAGCATGGATTCCCTCGGAGGAAATTAGACAAAAAATTAGGGCAAAATGGGGTTTGGAGGAAAGTAATATTAGGGGAAATGGGCCTGCGGATGTGTTCAAAATACCCAATGCAAAGGGAACTTTAGGCTTTATTTCGCAGATGTCGGAGTGTTTTTGCGATCGCTGTAATCGGCTAAGATTATCCGCTGATGGTTGGCTACGTCCTTGTTTGTTAAATGAGACTGGACAGGTAAACTTAAAGGAGGCTTTAAGAACGGGAAAAAATATTAATTTTATTCAAAAAAAAGTACAGGATTTATTATTATTAAAACCTGAGATTAATTTTAAGGAAAGAGAATCGGGGACTGATAATATTTATAGTCGTACTATGTCTCAAATAGGGGGTTAGTTATTTTTTATCAATGTTTTTTAGGTTGACGTTATTTAGGGAGTCGTTGGTATTAGAAGACATTATTTTAGGTAATTGACCATTGGTAACATTAAAAGTTCTTGTGGGAGAATTTTGAGACTGATTTTGATTTAATTCTTCTATTTGATTAAGTAGTTGTGCTAGTTCGATTTGTTTTTCTAACACATCAGTATAGGATACAAGATTGCTTAAACCATCAATAAGACGACGCATATTAAGCCTAAATTGGGGATCTCCTGTTAATTCGTCAATGTCTGAGGTGATTTTGGCAGTATTGGCAAAGGTAACTCTGGCAGAGTCGAGGGTTTGTTGGAGGGCGACAAGGTTTGTGGGGTTATTTAATTCTTGAGAAAGGGCGGTTAAATTAGTGGTAACTTGTTCGAGGTTGGCGATAGTTGTTTCTATATCTTGTCCAAATTTAACAACATCGATACTATCAACGGTTTGATCTACTTTGGTGACTACGGCGTTGGCGTTTCTGACGAGGGTAGCAACTTCTTGGGTTGTGTCGGTGAGGGTAGCAATGGTGCTATTGAGATTTGATTCGTTACTTTCGATAAGTTGGTTTGTGTTGCGGACGAGTTGGTTTATTTCTCTGTTGGTTTGACTAAAATCGTTGGCTAGTCTATTGATTTGAGAGGTGGCACTGTTGGCGGCGGTGTTAAAAGATTCTGAGGTAGTCATGATGCTATCAGCAACGGAGGAGAGTTTGTTGATGTCATCCCCTGCATTTCTGGTAAATTCTGACAACTCACTACTTAATTCGGCTACGTTTTCAGAGGCGATCGCAATGTTAACTATAGCATCATTAAGTTGATTAATAAAAACAGGTTCGGCAAACACGGTACTAAGCCTTGTCATATTAGCAATCAAATCACCGCTATACTCTCCAGGAATAGAATCCCCACTGCATAAAAGTTCTTGCTGTTGTTGGCATTCAGGGCTGGTGGGATCAATTTCTAAAGCCGTGGCGCTCAATTGCTCTTCGGGTACGATGGTGACAATAACTTCCCCTAACAAACCAGATTGGGTAGTTTGAGCCACAACATTTTTCGGTATTCTTAAATCCTGATCTACTTGAGTAATGACTTCTACCCCTTGGGTACTGGGGGTGATAGACTCAATGGTACCCACTTCTACCCCTCTATATAAAACTCTACCGCCCTCCCTTAAGCCACCCGCATTGTCAAACTGTAGTTTAACCTCATATTTCTGTTGACGAAACTGGGTTCCCCTCAAGAAAAAAATAGCACCACCAAATACCACAAATCCTAAAATTATAAATAAACCGAGAGAGCCTTCCCTTACTAACCTTGAACTTGCCATTTTAATCTAACCTCATTAAACTACTTGAATTGGACCTTCTCTTTTTGCACTAAAAAATTGTCTGACTAATTCATTCTCAGTAGTATCAATTTCCCCAACTTTACCTTGCCATTGAACTTTACCATTATATAAGAATACGAGGCGATCGCCCGTTCTCCGAATTGTACTCTCCTGATGACTTACCATAACATAGGTTTTACAAGCCTCACTAGATACCCTTAAATCTGTCACCAAATCTTCAATTACCGTGGAAGCGATGGGATCTAACCCCGCTGTAGGTTCATCATATAAAATAACCTCGGGACATTGCAACGGATTATCTGGGTTAAAAGTAACCGCCCGGGCAAAACTGACCCTTTTTCGCATTCCCCCCGAAAGTTCCGCTGGATATAAATCTCCCCTACCTGGTAAACCCACCATGTCCAGACTTTGATCCACAATACTGCTAATTTTATCCTCTGATAAATGGGAATGTTGATAAAGGAAAAAACCGACATTCTCCCTCACCGTCAAAGAGTCGAACAACGCCGCCTGTTGAAACACCATACTAATGGCCATAGAATCATCATGATCATCAATTAACCCCTCTCGCTTTTCCCCATGGATATATATATCCCCCTCATCAGGAAGCATTAACCCTGCAATTATTCGTAAAACCGTTGATTTTCCCGTACCACTAGGTCCTATAATCACCAGAGCATCTCCCTGATAAATATCTAGATCGATTCCATCTAAAATTGTATTTTTACCAAAGGATTTTTTGATTCCTCGCAGTTTAATAATAGGTTCTTTTTCTGTCATAAGGGGTAAAAAATGAGGAGAAATTATGAATTATAAAAGGTGGTTTTGTTTCGTGGACAAGAAAATATTGATTGATCCTAATTGTCCATGGTTAATTCTTGATTGTCAATTGCTCTGGCATTCTGCTTCAATGTTGGCACGAATTTCCTTCCATGCTTTCATTTCCTCCTCATTTTTAGAGTCAATGGATTTAACTTGTCCTCTACTACTATAAAACTCTTGGTTCGCTCTCATGGTAATATCTGAGCTACTACACTGGGCAATGGGAGATAAACTTCTAGGACTATCGGAATTATCCACCGCATTAGTATTATTAGAAGTAGGAGGATTAGAATTGGTGCTAGTGTTGGTATTGGATGGGGAGTTGGCGGAATTATTGTTATCAGAAGAGTTTTCTATGGTTTGGGTTTGTTCATCATAATCTGACCGAATATCCGCATTAATTTTTAAGTTTAAGCCATCGAGGGCAGCGCGATCGCACCCTACAAGGAAAAAGCTAAGGGTAGACAAGATTAAAATAGTTTTTTTCATACATTTACAGATTGATTAAGTTTTGGTTTAAAATTGAGCCAAATTACTTAACAATCTTAAAGCATCATTTAACAATTTGGGGTTAGAAAATGCAGGGATAACATTTGGTTAAAACAGAAAAATATTATTAGGTTCTTGATAGGCTTGAAAGTATCTTCCCTTAGTTTTATCGTGCAATAAGCTAAAGAAAAATAATTTCCTCTCTAATAATTCTATTCTATTAATATGTTTTTAGAAAAGAAGAGAATTGTTCCCCCTAACTTATTACAGCGCTTCCCGTACCCTGAAACATAAGCCAAGAGAGAATAAAATTTAACATAAAAATGGTAATCAAAGAAATAACCACGGCGGCGGTGGTAGATTGCCCCACTCCTTTGGCACCTCCACTGGTGGTTAAACCCCAGTTACAGCCGATAATGGCTACGGAAGCCCCAAAAATAGCGGACTTTATCATACAAGCAATTACATCCCAAGTACCTAAAAAGTTGCGAATGGAATCAAGAAAAACCCTACTAGGAATATCGTACAAAGACTCCGCAATAATCAATCCTCCCGTAATACCCACCACCAAAGAACACATCGTTAATATAGGGAGCATAAAAAAGCAGGATAAAACTCTGGGAGTCACTAAATAGTCAACAGGATCTGTTTTTAAGATCTGGAGCGCGTCAATTTGTTCAGAAACTTTCATAGTGCCGATTTCGGCGGCGAAGGCACTGCCTACCCTCCCCGCCAAGACCACAGCGGTAAGTACGGGGGCTAGTTCACGGGTAAGGGCGATCGCCAATACTCCCCCCACGGCGCTAGTGGCTCCAAAATAAATAAACTCCCGTGCCACTTGAATAGTAAATACCATCCCCACAAAGGCCGCCGTTATCAGGGCAATGGGTAAAGAAGCAGGCCCGACGAAGGACATTTGCTCGATGGTATTGAGACGATATACTTTCAATTGGATAAGATGAATTACAATCTGTCCCGTTAAAAAAATTGCAGAGGAGATACGTTGAAAAAGTTTATTCATTATGAAGATGCAATGGGGGTAGTTGTTGATTATAAGACGAATGACCCCTTGTATTCTACAAAATTGTCTTTAGTTAGAAACTGATGTTACGCAAAAATATAATTAGTTTAAGATGGTAAAAACGTTGGATGTTCATATTGTGTTTGTACACGTGCTGGTTAGGGGGCTAGGAGTTAGGCAAGGGGCTTAAGCCCCTTGTTAAAACTTAACTTATAAATGAGTGCGTAACGTCAGTTAGAAACGAAAAGAAACATTTACATAGGGCCCATTTTGGTTAACATCCACATCAAAATCCGTTGATCTGGTTAAATTAGAAGTATAACTGGTATAGCCAAAGCGATAACCCAAACCTAAAGAAGTCTTGCCTTCAGAAAACTTCCAATCAACCCCCGTACCAAGATTCCATTGGGTTAAGCCACTAATACCAAAACCAGACACAGAGCCTCCCGTAACCCATGCCCACTGAGGAGAAAGATTAACCCTTGCTCGTCCGCCAATAATAGGCGATACCACCGTTGTATCACCATTAAAACTGGCCCTACCCAAACCAGGGCTACTAAAGTTTAATCCTAGGTCAACCCCAGTGATATTCAGTCCCCCAAACACATCAAAAACCGATCGCCCCAGGTCAAATTCCGTTTCTACCCCATCTGGATTAACCTTCGATGGATCATAAAAACGGTAAGCCCCTCCCAAAGATAAAGACCATAATGTGCTGTCAACCTCACCATTTAAGGTGATGGGAATACCGCCAAAGGAAGGGGGCAAAGTACGAGTTACCGAAGCACTGTTATCGGAAGACAGGTAATCAAAGTCCGCAAAAAATCCCCAACGATAATCAGGATTCCAAGCCTTTACTCTGCCAAAAAAAGCAAAATTGAGGTCATCTTTGATGCTTTTTCTGATCTGACTAGCATCTAGGGAAAAATCACCATTCACACTACCAGCGGCGGCATCACCGTAAATCGTAAAAGGAACATAAATAGAAGGTTGCACGAGAAAATGCCAAGAATTTGCAGAGCTAGTTTCTTCGGTTTCCAAATCCGATGCACTCTGGCTAACGAGTCCATTTTCTTTCATGGTTGCATCCCAAAAAAAGTCTATGTCTGCGTTGATTTGTGTAAATTCAAATCCAGCGTCAATTCCTTTTTGAGTCACTTTAATGTCTTCCGTTTCCCTCTCAGAATCAGTGATGATTTCCTCATTACCGTCAACGATGATGGGATTTATCGGTACTCCAGAGGCTTGAGCATAAGGGGCGATCGCCATTAACCCACCAACCATAACCCAAGGACATAGCAACAAACTTTTTTTGCACATTGAAACTGACCTCAACACCAAATTTTAAATAGATAATCGTAAGTGTAAAAGACAAAAAAGAAAAAAGTCAAAATTTATTACAAAAATGAGAAAAATTTTTTTAGTATCGATACTATCTAATTATGGTATAAAACCTAATTGAATAACGTTAGAAATTTAGACATCAAAATATTATCACCATTCCCCGTTGCCTGTTCCCCGTTCCCTAAAAACGAGCAAGTATAAAATTCATGTAACAAAATCCATACTCATAGTCAAAAAAAATGTAGGCTTAAAATGTAACCCAAAAAGGAGAACCAGATCCCATGCGATCGCCTTATAAAATAATCATAGGATTATTGTTAACAGTTGTATTAGCATTTACAGCCCAACAAACCCTAGCCCAGAGCCAATCAACCATCATGGCTCAAAATTCAGGGCAAAACAGTAGCATTCTCTTTGAAAATGTACGTATTTTTAACGGTCAATCAGAACAACTTTCTGCCCCCTCCAATGTTTTAGTGATTGACAACAAAATTCAAGAAATTAACACCAACCGAATCAACCCACCATCAGGGGCAAACCTCACCAGAATTAATGGCAACGGTCGGATTTTGATGCCAGGATTGATTGACAACCACGTTCACCTAATCTTTACATCTAGCACCCTCCCCGAACTTTTATCCCCCAACGTCACCGAAGAAACCATTTTCGCCAGAGCAGAAGTACAAGCCGAGGAGATGTTATTAAGAGGTTTTACCACAGTTCGAGACTTAGGTGGCCCAGTTTTTCCATTGAAAAGAAAGATTGACCAAGGACAAGTCCCAGGGCCTCGCATTTATCCCAGTGGTGCCATGATTTCCCAGACATCAGGCCATGGTGATTTTCGTACCCTCAACGAACGCTCTCGCCGCTTTGGAGGCACCATATCCCGTGGAGAAGAGATGGGAGCCACATTTATTGCTGATGGACGGGATGACGTACTGACCGCCACCAGAGAGAACTTACGCCAAGGAGCATCACAAATCAAAGTGATGGCAGGGGGAGGAGTTTCTTCCATTTATGATCCCATTGACGTAACCCAATATACCCTCGATGAGATGAAAGCCGCCGTTGAGGCCGCCGCTGATTGGGGAACATACGTCACCGTCCATGCCTACACCCCCAGAGCCGTCCGACGAGCCATTGAGGCGGGAGTAAAATGTATCGAACATGGGCAACTGTTGGACGAAGACACCATGAAAATTTTAGCCGAAAAAGATATTTGGCTTAGTGCGCAGGTATTTGAGGAAAGAGAAACCCCCGGTTTTACCGAAGAACAAAAAGCTAAAAGGACTTTGGTGGTACAGGGGGTAACCAATGCTTTTAACTGGGCAAAAAAATATAATATCAAGTTGGCGTGGGGTACGGATTATTTATTTGTACCAGAACGTAATCAAAGACAAAATCAAGATATTGTCAACCTAACAGAGTGGTTTACTCCTTTTGAAGCCCTAAAACTTATTACCCATGATAATGCTCAACTATTGAAACTATCAGGGGAGCGTAATCCTTATAAGGAAGGTGCTTTAGGGGTAATCGAAAAAGATGCTTATGCTGACCTAATTTTAGTAGATGGTAATCCTTTAGAAGATCTTTCTATTATGGGAGACTATGCCAACAAATTTAGGGTTATCGTTAAAGACGGCAAAATTTATAAAAATACCCTTAGTTAATTAGGTGGTGTTAGGTATTGAAAACCATCGTCCGCCCTATCGAAAAATTCCTTGGGGGCGGAATAATAACACCACAATCATCACCACCAAAGCAACCCCTAACTTATACTCTGAGCCCACTAGAGGAACACTCATTTCCTGAGCCACACCAATAATTAAGCCCCCGGCGATCGCACCATAAGGATTACCAATCCCCCCCAAAATTACCGCCGCAAACATGGGCAAAATCAAAAACCACCCCATCATCGGACGTACCACCGTCACCAAGCCATATAAACCGCCCCCAAAAGCCGTTAACACCGCCGTTAACACCCAAGTGAATAAAATTACCTGCTCCACATTAATTCCCGAAACCCTCGCTAAATCGATGTTATCGGCCACCGCTCTCATGCCCTTACCAATCTTGGTATTTTGTAAAATAAAATGTAACGCCACAATGGCTAGTACCGTTAAAATAATCACAATGACACGATAATAAGCAACCCTTACTCCCCCCACATTAAGAGCCTCCACCAACGGCAAAGCATAGTTTTGGTTACTACCACCCCAAATAAACAAAATGCCATTACGCAAAAATAACGCTAAACCAATGGATATGATAATCAAACTGGTACTACTCGCCCGTTGATTGCGCATCGGTTTCCACAACAGTTGTTCAGTGAGTAACATTAACCCCGTGATTACTACCACCGCCACCCCCATAGACAGCCAAACATTTACCCCATTGGTATTAACTAGCCAAGTGACATAAGCCCCCGCCGTTAAAAAATCTCCATGGGCAAAATTAGATAACTTTAAAATTCCC of Cyanobacterium sp. HL-69 contains these proteins:
- a CDS encoding Prolidase codes for the protein MRSPYKIIIGLLLTVVLAFTAQQTLAQSQSTIMAQNSGQNSSILFENVRIFNGQSEQLSAPSNVLVIDNKIQEINTNRINPPSGANLTRINGNGRILMPGLIDNHVHLIFTSSTLPELLSPNVTEETIFARAEVQAEEMLLRGFTTVRDLGGPVFPLKRKIDQGQVPGPRIYPSGAMISQTSGHGDFRTLNERSRRFGGTISRGEEMGATFIADGRDDVLTATRENLRQGASQIKVMAGGGVSSIYDPIDVTQYTLDEMKAAVEAAADWGTYVTVHAYTPRAVRRAIEAGVKCIEHGQLLDEDTMKILAEKDIWLSAQVFEERETPGFTEEQKAKRTLVVQGVTNAFNWAKKYNIKLAWGTDYLFVPERNQRQNQDIVNLTEWFTPFEALKLITHDNAQLLKLSGERNPYKEGALGVIEKDAYADLILVDGNPLEDLSIMGDYANKFRVIVKDGKIYKNTLS
- the natD gene encoding ABC-type neutral amino acid uptake system permease component NatD — its product is METIQNLFNGLTVGSIIALAAVGLTLTMGILKLSNFAHGDFLTAGAYVTWLVNTNGVNVWLSMGVAVVVITGLMLLTEQLLWKPMRNQRASSTSLIIISIGLALFLRNGILFIWGGSNQNYALPLVEALNVGGVRVAYYRVIVIILTVLAIVALHFILQNTKIGKGMRAVADNIDLARVSGINVEQVILFTWVLTAVLTAFGGGLYGLVTVVRPMMGWFLILPMFAAVILGGIGNPYGAIAGGLIIGVAQEMSVPLVGSEYKLGVALVVMIVVLLFRPQGIFR